In Pseudosulfitobacter pseudonitzschiae, one genomic interval encodes:
- the repA gene encoding plasmid partitioning protein RepA, protein MIPVTPIVTNRPSELATDISERLTTAIREHLLSAFAPDNTKSLRLFSAPEAAELLGVSGQFMRKVHGEGTLPEPQEIRAGRRYYTARDIWNARQILEQTSRKKGRYLPGRRDGDKLQVWQLMNFKGGSSKSTTTIHLAHFLALQGYKVLAVDLDPQGSLTSMCGISPEIEFDGLTVYDAIRYDDPVPFADTIVETYFPGLSLAPSRLLLSEFETESAVNSSPDQPFFTRIRSALAQVEDQYDVVLMDSPPQLGFLTISGMAAATSLIVPLTPSMLDVSSTAQFLELAGAYMGVIEEAGAELQYDHFKFLITRDEPTDVPSQQLTSFMRALFQDRVMGATALKSTAISDATMLKQSIYEVVKSEMTRATYDRAKNSMDAVGKEVEAMIHQSWGRN, encoded by the coding sequence ATGATTCCCGTGACACCAATCGTTACCAACCGACCGTCGGAGCTGGCAACCGATATTTCAGAGCGCCTCACCACGGCGATCCGCGAACATTTGTTGTCGGCCTTCGCGCCCGACAACACGAAATCCCTACGCCTATTCAGCGCGCCTGAGGCCGCCGAACTCTTGGGTGTATCGGGTCAATTCATGCGCAAAGTACACGGTGAAGGCACCCTGCCCGAGCCTCAAGAGATCCGCGCTGGACGTCGCTACTATACCGCACGCGACATCTGGAATGCCCGCCAGATCCTCGAACAAACCTCTCGCAAAAAGGGTCGTTATCTTCCCGGCCGGAGGGATGGAGATAAGCTACAAGTCTGGCAGTTGATGAACTTCAAGGGCGGCTCGAGTAAGAGTACCACGACAATCCATTTGGCCCATTTTCTCGCACTGCAAGGCTATAAGGTCTTGGCTGTTGATCTAGACCCCCAAGGCTCACTGACATCCATGTGCGGAATCAGCCCAGAGATCGAATTTGACGGACTAACTGTCTATGATGCCATTAGGTACGACGATCCCGTGCCCTTTGCCGACACAATCGTCGAAACCTATTTTCCAGGGCTGTCTCTCGCCCCTTCCCGCCTGCTCCTGTCAGAGTTTGAAACGGAATCAGCAGTAAACTCGAGCCCTGATCAGCCGTTTTTCACACGAATAAGAAGTGCGCTCGCTCAAGTCGAAGACCAGTATGATGTCGTCTTAATGGACAGCCCGCCTCAGCTTGGCTTCCTGACGATTTCCGGCATGGCGGCAGCGACCTCTTTGATTGTACCCCTCACGCCATCCATGCTCGACGTCTCCTCAACCGCACAGTTCTTGGAACTGGCGGGTGCTTATATGGGCGTCATCGAAGAAGCAGGCGCGGAATTGCAATACGATCACTTTAAGTTCCTGATCACACGCGATGAGCCGACAGACGTCCCATCACAACAGCTCACGTCCTTTATGCGCGCGCTCTTTCAAGATCGCGTCATGGGCGCGACCGCCCTCAAAAGCACTGCGATCAGCGACGCTACCATGCTCAAACAATCGATCTACGAGGTCGTGAAATCAGAAATGACGCGCGCAACCTATGATCGCGCGAAAAACTCAATGGATGCTGTCGGCAAAGAGGTTGAAGCAATGATCCACCAATCATGGGGGCGTAACTAA